Proteins found in one Equus przewalskii isolate Varuska chromosome 20, EquPr2, whole genome shotgun sequence genomic segment:
- the C20H5orf34 gene encoding uncharacterized protein C5orf34 homolog isoform X1, which translates to MQPSLSRSSDLTEVSPKTLCVTLFLCGCDCFSFIKKHHLLSSPWKDILSIVIVMAAEVRMVLYEDDSVQVQYVDGSRLQLSPCGSEFLFEKAPPVSAHPLEQPERIRQRTHFVISTYREQLQRALDFRNSSATCPFLSDSIIPSEKKKRIFIDVSEVRWPSLDTDDGMIRMQSGTVKISSLDGHAYLCLPKSQQEFTVQFLCKVSQKPDSSRVLSEKNNQAKKDKPVEKAGKICTYGNLSGQRLKNKENELHCQILKPRDPLEKKSCVNGTKGREELPSSGTKYTCVYTWVKQCWSVASCPEEWKYPLSLALRFHNKISNMSRIDVNITQSGILTSDVSEERGKEVSVLPRALLLSCPAPHLHRWNFCDSLSQRQSEEEEYSYPEPVKVVWYQGITYRLTHKNVNSIEIYPGDGSIFKSEGAYFGNYFTYYSIQEGSEEREEKTYSVNNLPPDRPGSLFSVRSLIKQATRILQHCAKMRLSLSHNYRVCCWKMVPGINDSNILPVLLRESLIPSVGRFLAYSDDKVHAIFLDGVTLTLNWNFASFTEKGQVNRGLQLGWCKLTFPDGQDQLIQVEHPGPYERYVAAVILWCRRLAQTSQREQPRRPSSSILEENWSVASELEKIQKFNLLLENSGILNQTAKKKNEQSSDQYEPKSSETVLEVNENRVLAALKKTSEILQDIDCLLSNSKK; encoded by the exons TCTTCACCTTGGAAGGACATTTTATCCATAGTCATAGTAATGGCAGCTGAAGTGCGAATGGTGCTTTATGAAGATGATTCAGTGCAAGTACAATATGTTGATGGTTCCAGACTGCAGCTTTCTCCCTGTGgctctgaatttttatttgaaaaggcACCTCCTGTTTCAGCACATCCTTTGGAACAACCAGAAAGAATTCGCCAAAGGACACACTTTGTTATTAGCACTTACCGA gaGCAATTACAGCGAGCACTAGATTTTCGAAACTCTTCTGCTACTTGCCCTTTTTTATCTGACAGCATCATaccttctgaaaaaaaaaag CGTATCTTCATTGACGTCTCAGAAGTGAGATGGCCCAGTCTTGATACTGATGATGGCATGATACGTATGCAGAGTGGCACCGTGAAGATATCATCTTTAGACGGTCACGCGTACCTTTGCCTGCCCAAATCTCAGCAAGAATTTACAGTACAATTTTTGTGTAAAGTAAGCCAGAAACCAGACTCATCTAGAGTattgtcagaaaaaaataatcaagccaaaaagGACAAACCAGTTGAGAAAGCAGGCAAAATCTGTACTTATGGAAATTTATCAGGACAGAGactgaagaataaagaaaatgaacttcaTTGTCAGATCTTGAAACCCAGAGATCCTTTAGAGAAGAAGAGTTGTGTAAATGGAACtaaagggagggaggagctgcccTCGTCTGGTACAAAATACACATGTGTGTACACGTGGGTAAAGCAGTGCTGGTCTGTGGCCTCCTGTCCAGAGGAATGGAAATACCCTTTGTCTTTAGCACTTcgttttcataataaaatcagCAATATGTCTAGAATTGATGTAAATATCACTCAGAGTGGAATTTTAACTTCTGATGtttcagaagaaagaggaaaagaggttTCTGTTCTTCCCAGAGCCCTGTTACTCAGCTGTCCTGCCCCACACCTGCACAG GTGGAATTTTTGTGATTCGCTTTCACAGAGACAGTCTGAGGAAGAAGAATATTCCTATCCTGAACCAGTGAAAGTGGTTTGGTACCAGGGTATTACATATAG ACTTACCCATAAAAATGTGAACTCAATAGAGATTTATCCTGGAGATGGATCTATTTTCAAATCAGAAGGAGCATATTTTGggaattattttacatattattccATTCAAGAAGGATCAGAAGAG agagaagagaaaacatattCAGTAAATAACCTTCCTCCAGATAGACCAGGAAGTCTGTTCTCTGTGCGTTCTCTAATTAAACAGGCAACCAG AATTCTTCAACATTGTGCCAAGATGAGGCTTTCTTTAAGCCATAACTATCGTGTATGCTGCTGGAAAATG GTACCTGGGATAAATGATAGCAATATACTGCCTGTGCTTTTGAGAGAATCTCTCATACCCAGCGTGGGAAGATTTCTTGCATACTCCGATGACAAAGTACATGCTATCTTTTTAGATGGCGTTACTCTAACCCTAAATTGGAATTTTGCCTCTTTTACTGAAAAGGGACAG GTAAATCGAGGCCTCCAGTTAGGTTGGTGTAAGTTAACTTTTCCTGATGGACAAGATCAGTTAATTCAAGTTGAACACCCTGGACCTTATGAAAG ATATGTGGCAGCAGTAATATTGTGGTGCAGAAGACTGGCGCAGACTAGTCAGAGAGAGCAGCCCAGACGTCCCTCATCTTCTATTCTTGAAGAAAAttg GTCTGTGGCGTCTGAACTTGAAAAGATACAGAAGTTTAACT TGTTATTGGAGAATAGTGGTATCCTAAACCAGActgctaagaagaaaaatgaacagtctTCTGATCAGTATGAACCAAAATCTTCAGAAACCGTGCTAGAAGTTAATGAAAACAGAGTATTGGCAGCATTGAAAAAAACCTCTGAAATCCTTCAGGATATTGACTGTCTTCTATCAAActctaaaaagtga
- the C20H5orf34 gene encoding uncharacterized protein C5orf34 homolog isoform X2 → MAAEVRMVLYEDDSVQVQYVDGSRLQLSPCGSEFLFEKAPPVSAHPLEQPERIRQRTHFVISTYREQLQRALDFRNSSATCPFLSDSIIPSEKKKRIFIDVSEVRWPSLDTDDGMIRMQSGTVKISSLDGHAYLCLPKSQQEFTVQFLCKVSQKPDSSRVLSEKNNQAKKDKPVEKAGKICTYGNLSGQRLKNKENELHCQILKPRDPLEKKSCVNGTKGREELPSSGTKYTCVYTWVKQCWSVASCPEEWKYPLSLALRFHNKISNMSRIDVNITQSGILTSDVSEERGKEVSVLPRALLLSCPAPHLHRWNFCDSLSQRQSEEEEYSYPEPVKVVWYQGITYRLTHKNVNSIEIYPGDGSIFKSEGAYFGNYFTYYSIQEGSEEREEKTYSVNNLPPDRPGSLFSVRSLIKQATRILQHCAKMRLSLSHNYRVCCWKMVPGINDSNILPVLLRESLIPSVGRFLAYSDDKVHAIFLDGVTLTLNWNFASFTEKGQVNRGLQLGWCKLTFPDGQDQLIQVEHPGPYERYVAAVILWCRRLAQTSQREQPRRPSSSILEENWSVASELEKIQKFNLLLENSGILNQTAKKKNEQSSDQYEPKSSETVLEVNENRVLAALKKTSEILQDIDCLLSNSKK, encoded by the exons ATGGCAGCTGAAGTGCGAATGGTGCTTTATGAAGATGATTCAGTGCAAGTACAATATGTTGATGGTTCCAGACTGCAGCTTTCTCCCTGTGgctctgaatttttatttgaaaaggcACCTCCTGTTTCAGCACATCCTTTGGAACAACCAGAAAGAATTCGCCAAAGGACACACTTTGTTATTAGCACTTACCGA gaGCAATTACAGCGAGCACTAGATTTTCGAAACTCTTCTGCTACTTGCCCTTTTTTATCTGACAGCATCATaccttctgaaaaaaaaaag CGTATCTTCATTGACGTCTCAGAAGTGAGATGGCCCAGTCTTGATACTGATGATGGCATGATACGTATGCAGAGTGGCACCGTGAAGATATCATCTTTAGACGGTCACGCGTACCTTTGCCTGCCCAAATCTCAGCAAGAATTTACAGTACAATTTTTGTGTAAAGTAAGCCAGAAACCAGACTCATCTAGAGTattgtcagaaaaaaataatcaagccaaaaagGACAAACCAGTTGAGAAAGCAGGCAAAATCTGTACTTATGGAAATTTATCAGGACAGAGactgaagaataaagaaaatgaacttcaTTGTCAGATCTTGAAACCCAGAGATCCTTTAGAGAAGAAGAGTTGTGTAAATGGAACtaaagggagggaggagctgcccTCGTCTGGTACAAAATACACATGTGTGTACACGTGGGTAAAGCAGTGCTGGTCTGTGGCCTCCTGTCCAGAGGAATGGAAATACCCTTTGTCTTTAGCACTTcgttttcataataaaatcagCAATATGTCTAGAATTGATGTAAATATCACTCAGAGTGGAATTTTAACTTCTGATGtttcagaagaaagaggaaaagaggttTCTGTTCTTCCCAGAGCCCTGTTACTCAGCTGTCCTGCCCCACACCTGCACAG GTGGAATTTTTGTGATTCGCTTTCACAGAGACAGTCTGAGGAAGAAGAATATTCCTATCCTGAACCAGTGAAAGTGGTTTGGTACCAGGGTATTACATATAG ACTTACCCATAAAAATGTGAACTCAATAGAGATTTATCCTGGAGATGGATCTATTTTCAAATCAGAAGGAGCATATTTTGggaattattttacatattattccATTCAAGAAGGATCAGAAGAG agagaagagaaaacatattCAGTAAATAACCTTCCTCCAGATAGACCAGGAAGTCTGTTCTCTGTGCGTTCTCTAATTAAACAGGCAACCAG AATTCTTCAACATTGTGCCAAGATGAGGCTTTCTTTAAGCCATAACTATCGTGTATGCTGCTGGAAAATG GTACCTGGGATAAATGATAGCAATATACTGCCTGTGCTTTTGAGAGAATCTCTCATACCCAGCGTGGGAAGATTTCTTGCATACTCCGATGACAAAGTACATGCTATCTTTTTAGATGGCGTTACTCTAACCCTAAATTGGAATTTTGCCTCTTTTACTGAAAAGGGACAG GTAAATCGAGGCCTCCAGTTAGGTTGGTGTAAGTTAACTTTTCCTGATGGACAAGATCAGTTAATTCAAGTTGAACACCCTGGACCTTATGAAAG ATATGTGGCAGCAGTAATATTGTGGTGCAGAAGACTGGCGCAGACTAGTCAGAGAGAGCAGCCCAGACGTCCCTCATCTTCTATTCTTGAAGAAAAttg GTCTGTGGCGTCTGAACTTGAAAAGATACAGAAGTTTAACT TGTTATTGGAGAATAGTGGTATCCTAAACCAGActgctaagaagaaaaatgaacagtctTCTGATCAGTATGAACCAAAATCTTCAGAAACCGTGCTAGAAGTTAATGAAAACAGAGTATTGGCAGCATTGAAAAAAACCTCTGAAATCCTTCAGGATATTGACTGTCTTCTATCAAActctaaaaagtga